The following proteins are co-located in the Helicoverpa armigera isolate CAAS_96S chromosome 23, ASM3070526v1, whole genome shotgun sequence genome:
- the LOC110377278 gene encoding proteasome assembly chaperone 2, which yields MDQINNWKTLTNCDLNGYTLIIPSVAVGNVAQLACDLLISSLNMRKIALLYSPAFIPISGYDPYKIGSTSMSVCCELYECPESKIIILQLRAPLVYKYARQFLNDVVDKFKAENVKDIIILTSSFAHEKRHIMSSQFRYVVNDLSPHTSKLRTLDWAEHEHRGETVKILGGGFASLLFEISKEKSVPSLVLYKFASEGDNIPDAFEMVQYLNIIVPLFDGPDIYSQLIHPVSWNLMFGGPPPTNIY from the coding sequence ATGGATCAAATTAATAATTGGAAAACGTTAACAAACTGTGATTTGAATGGTTACACTCTTATTATACCAAGTGTGGCGGTTGGTAATGTCGCGCAGCTTGCTTGTGATTTACTTATTTCTTCATTAAACATGAGAAAAATAGCGCTATTATATAGCCCGGCATTTATTCCCATATCCGGATATGATCCCTATAAGATTGGGTCGACCTCGATGTCTGTTTGCTGTGAACTATATGAGTGTCcagaaagtaaaataattattctacaGCTGAGAGCGCCGCTAGTTTATAAATATGCACGACAATTTCTGAATGACGTGGTGGACAAATTCAAGGCTGAAAATGTgaaagatataataattttaacaagtAGTTTTGCTCATGAGAAGAGGCATATAATGTCATCTCAGTTCCGATATGTTGTCAATGATTTGAGTCCTCATACAAGCAAGTTGAGGACGTTAGACTGGGCAGAACATGAACATAGAGGAGAGACTGTAAAAATACTAGGAGGAGGTTTTGCTTCATTACTTTTTGAAATTAGTAAGGAGAAGTCTGTCCCGTCTTTGGTTCTGTACAAGTTTGCCTCGGAAGGAGACAATATACCAGATGCATTCGAAATGGTCCAGTATTTGAACATTATAGTACCACTGTTTGATGGCCCAGACATTTATTCACAACTAATCCACCCAGTGTCTTGGAACCTGATGTTTGGAGGACCACCACcaacaaatatttactaa